Proteins from one Halovivax limisalsi genomic window:
- the paaC gene encoding 1,2-phenylacetyl-CoA epoxidase subunit PaaC — protein sequence MATAETELTADQRLALETELRALADDEFVLAERYTEWQVHAPTLESDLALANIAQDELGHARLWYDLLEDLGYDETDLLWERDPASFRHAALAELPFPEGEWADAIVRSYCFDVAEGLRLEALEGSSYPGIADRVGKIQREEGYHTEHAENWLERLADGEAGSDHLQAAVDRLFPHALALFVPAEPVPFGAETVDGDGPGADYADADALPDAAAVEETIVDEGYRTDSLATLGERWLDRVVPTLESHGLRTPVPADGEITDELLPDATGRDGTHTDHWHALYEEFTHTYRELGRDDATTIMDRPE from the coding sequence ATGGCGACCGCCGAGACCGAACTGACGGCCGACCAGCGCCTCGCGCTGGAGACCGAACTCCGCGCGCTGGCCGACGACGAGTTCGTCCTCGCCGAGCGCTACACCGAGTGGCAGGTCCACGCGCCCACGCTCGAATCCGACCTCGCGCTCGCGAACATCGCCCAGGACGAACTCGGCCACGCGCGCCTCTGGTACGACCTGCTCGAGGACCTGGGCTACGACGAGACCGACCTCCTATGGGAGCGCGACCCCGCGTCATTCCGCCACGCCGCCCTCGCGGAACTGCCGTTCCCCGAGGGCGAGTGGGCGGACGCGATCGTCCGCTCGTACTGCTTCGACGTCGCGGAGGGGCTTCGTCTCGAAGCCCTCGAGGGGTCGAGCTACCCCGGTATCGCGGACCGAGTGGGCAAGATCCAGCGCGAGGAGGGCTACCACACCGAACACGCCGAGAACTGGCTCGAGCGGCTGGCCGACGGCGAAGCGGGATCCGACCACCTCCAGGCCGCCGTCGACCGGCTCTTTCCGCACGCCCTGGCCCTGTTCGTCCCGGCCGAACCCGTCCCGTTCGGTGCCGAGACCGTCGACGGGGACGGACCGGGAGCCGACTACGCGGACGCCGACGCGCTCCCCGACGCCGCGGCCGTCGAGGAGACGATCGTCGACGAGGGCTACCGCACCGACTCGCTCGCCACGCTCGGCGAACGCTGGCTCGACCGCGTCGTCCCGACGCTCGAATCCCACGGGCTCCGGACGCCGGTGCCGGCCGACGGCGAGATCACAGACGAGCTTCTGCCCGACGCGACCGGCCGCGACGGGACCCACACCGACCACTGGCACGCTCTCTACGAGGAGTTCACCCACACCTACCGCGAACTCGGCCGCGACGACGCCACGACGATCATGGACCGCCCCGAATGA
- a CDS encoding winged helix-turn-helix transcriptional regulator yields the protein MDKGIIHLLQKDARNNTTTDIAEAVDVSPRTVSNRISQLEADAALDVFGIVDSENCSPGRGIVAPRR from the coding sequence GTGGACAAGGGAATCATCCACCTGCTCCAGAAGGACGCGCGGAACAACACGACGACGGATATCGCCGAGGCGGTCGACGTCTCTCCGCGCACCGTCAGCAACCGAATTTCGCAGCTCGAAGCCGACGCCGCGCTCGACGTCTTCGGCATCGTCGACTCCGAGAACTGCTCACCGGGCCGCGGAATAGTCGCGCCGAGGCGGTGA
- the paaD gene encoding 1,2-phenylacetyl-CoA epoxidase subunit PaaD yields the protein MTPETHPETDATPCAYTEYREGPAIDDLPATGADATGLEADVWDALYAVEDPEMPVSIVDLGLIYDVAVADGTVHVDMTLTYSGCPARDMLQDDVREAVESVEGVDDVDLRLVWSPEWSVELVTESGTEALREFGLSV from the coding sequence ATGACACCCGAAACCCACCCCGAGACCGACGCGACGCCCTGCGCCTACACCGAGTACCGCGAGGGCCCCGCAATCGACGACCTGCCCGCGACCGGCGCCGACGCCACCGGGCTCGAAGCCGACGTCTGGGACGCCCTCTACGCGGTCGAAGACCCGGAGATGCCCGTCAGCATCGTCGACCTGGGTTTGATCTACGACGTCGCGGTGGCCGACGGAACCGTCCACGTCGACATGACGCTGACCTACAGCGGCTGTCCCGCGCGCGATATGCTCCAGGACGACGTCAGGGAGGCCGTCGAGTCCGTCGAGGGCGTCGACGACGTCGATCTCCGGCTGGTCTGGAGCCCGGAGTGGTCCGTCGAACTGGTCACGGAATCGGGCACGGAAGCCCTGCGAGAATTCGGACTGAGCGTCTAA
- the paaA gene encoding 1,2-phenylacetyl-CoA epoxidase subunit PaaA produces the protein MDVETVKERAAPRAFSPADDMPEEYREAATRMIQFHANSEIMGAYLEKPFIRQAPSIDRKLAFSAKVQDEIGHGQLLYRAAESLGIKTREEMLDELANGEGKFLNCFHYPMESWAEVPMIAFFVDGAAMRRQATLKSSSWEPYAHAMDKVCFEEGFHVKHGEDIMARMATGSRKEQRMLQDAFEEWWPRIIQFFGPTDDQSTHHDFSAEVGLKQKTNDELRDAFLDAYVPKAKAYGLEIPEYPRIRELGDGKYDVEEDDLDWDEFFTVSKNEYEPGKGQIDARKAAQEAVDWVRDTIDGDANLPGGQAAPAAD, from the coding sequence ATGGACGTCGAAACCGTCAAAGAGCGGGCGGCGCCGCGGGCGTTCTCGCCCGCCGACGACATGCCCGAGGAGTACCGCGAGGCGGCGACGCGGATGATCCAGTTCCACGCCAACAGCGAGATTATGGGGGCGTACCTGGAGAAGCCGTTCATCCGCCAGGCGCCGTCGATCGACCGCAAGCTGGCCTTCTCCGCGAAGGTTCAGGACGAGATCGGCCACGGACAGCTGCTCTACCGCGCGGCGGAGTCGCTGGGCATCAAGACGCGCGAGGAGATGCTGGACGAACTGGCCAACGGGGAGGGCAAGTTCCTCAACTGTTTCCACTATCCGATGGAGTCGTGGGCCGAGGTGCCGATGATCGCCTTCTTCGTCGACGGCGCGGCGATGCGCCGGCAGGCGACGCTGAAGTCCTCGAGCTGGGAACCTTACGCGCACGCGATGGACAAGGTGTGCTTCGAGGAGGGCTTTCACGTCAAGCACGGCGAGGACATCATGGCCCGCATGGCGACGGGTTCGCGCAAGGAACAGCGGATGCTCCAGGACGCGTTCGAGGAGTGGTGGCCCCGCATCATCCAGTTCTTCGGCCCGACCGACGACCAGTCGACCCACCACGACTTCTCGGCCGAAGTCGGACTCAAGCAGAAGACCAACGACGAGCTGCGAGACGCCTTCCTCGACGCCTACGTCCCGAAGGCCAAGGCCTACGGCCTCGAGATTCCGGAGTACCCGCGAATCCGCGAACTCGGCGACGGCAAGTACGACGTCGAGGAAGACGACCTCGACTGGGACGAGTTCTTCACCGTCTCGAAGAACGAGTACGAACCCGGCAAGGGTCAGATCGACGCGCGCAAGGCCGCCCAGGAGGCCGTCGACTGGGTCCGCGACACGATCGACGGCGACGCCAACCTGCCCGGAGGCCAAGCGGCCCCGGCTGCTGACTGA
- the paaE gene encoding 1,2-phenylacetyl-CoA epoxidase subunit PaaE, producing the protein MRGFDPSVSTSGEESGAECPYCGSTETEREHPKGPSLCRSMHFCNACEQPFEKFE; encoded by the coding sequence ATGAGAGGGTTCGATCCGAGCGTATCGACGAGCGGGGAGGAATCGGGCGCCGAGTGTCCGTACTGCGGTTCGACGGAGACCGAGCGCGAGCACCCGAAGGGGCCGTCGCTCTGTCGCTCCATGCACTTCTGTAACGCCTGCGAGCAGCCCTTCGAAAAGTTCGAGTAG
- the paaB gene encoding 1,2-phenylacetyl-CoA epoxidase subunit PaaB, translating into MIWEVFRQEKAGDYHTHCGNVHAPDREMAKQFAVIQHGRRKPTESLWVVPQAEVGEVDADEVAFGGTTDKSYRWAMAYTSSTEHAKEVIESEREQSEAEKRRGGDD; encoded by the coding sequence ATGATCTGGGAAGTCTTCCGCCAGGAGAAAGCCGGCGACTACCACACCCACTGCGGGAACGTCCACGCGCCCGACCGCGAGATGGCAAAGCAGTTCGCGGTCATCCAGCACGGCCGGCGCAAGCCGACCGAGAGCCTCTGGGTCGTCCCCCAGGCGGAAGTAGGTGAAGTGGACGCCGACGAGGTCGCCTTCGGCGGCACGACCGACAAATCCTACCGCTGGGCGATGGCCTACACCTCCAGCACCGAACACGCCAAGGAGGTCATCGAGTCCGAGCGCGAACAGTCCGAGGCCGAGAAACGGCGAGGGGGTGACGACTGA
- a CDS encoding response regulator — protein MSDLPLSVLIVEDNEGDVRLIENGLDESDVPIEPTVVTDGEAALDRLLDPPADAKPDLLLLDLNIPKRTGRDVLAALQAASASCPMPTLVLSGSRSDEHIRETLALGADGYAVKPVDPQEFISLIGSVVRSVADSGTVPPGEHAEIESPT, from the coding sequence ATGAGTGATCTACCGCTCTCGGTCCTGATCGTCGAGGACAACGAAGGCGACGTCCGGTTGATCGAGAACGGTCTCGACGAAAGCGACGTACCGATCGAACCGACCGTCGTCACCGACGGAGAAGCGGCCCTCGATCGATTGCTCGATCCGCCGGCCGACGCGAAACCGGACCTCCTCTTGCTGGATCTAAACATTCCGAAACGGACCGGTCGAGACGTGCTCGCCGCTCTCCAGGCGGCGTCGGCGTCGTGTCCGATGCCGACGCTCGTCCTGTCCGGCTCCCGGTCGGACGAGCACATCCGGGAGACGCTGGCGCTCGGTGCCGACGGGTACGCCGTCAAACCGGTCGATCCCCAGGAGTTCATCTCGCTGATCGGATCGGTCGTCCGCTCTGTCGCCGACTCCGGAACGGTCCCGCCCGGCGAACACGCCGAAATCGAGTCGCCGACGTGA
- a CDS encoding PaaI family thioesterase, giving the protein MDTQAFFEGMPFASLLGIEVTECADGHAEGELEMTEELSWNEDRLMAHGGVTFTLADTVGGAALVSLVDQPVPTIDMRIDYLNAGTGDLYAEADVVRQGGDVGVVDVDVYAADDGETPSESREDGAAVGSLIADARGVYKTG; this is encoded by the coding sequence ATGGACACGCAAGCGTTCTTCGAGGGGATGCCGTTCGCGTCGTTGCTCGGAATCGAGGTCACCGAGTGTGCGGATGGCCACGCCGAAGGCGAACTGGAGATGACCGAGGAACTCTCCTGGAACGAGGATCGGCTGATGGCCCACGGCGGCGTCACGTTCACGCTCGCCGATACAGTCGGCGGCGCGGCGCTGGTCTCGCTGGTCGATCAACCGGTGCCGACGATCGACATGCGCATCGACTACCTGAACGCGGGCACCGGCGACCTCTACGCGGAGGCGGACGTCGTTCGGCAGGGCGGCGACGTCGGCGTCGTCGACGTGGACGTCTATGCGGCGGACGACGGCGAGACTCCATCGGAGTCTCGAGAAGACGGCGCAGCCGTCGGATCGCTCATCGCGGACGCCCGCGGCGTCTACAAGACCGGATAG
- a CDS encoding NAD(+)/NADH kinase — MQGRRLATTDEVIAIVSPDAGGALGRLEAWCTDRGIGLSTVDVGDDIARVYDENRATLGVTLGGDGTFLEGIKTFAPRNVPLLGIDLGTLSFLARVDPDDMEAALDEAIHGRARVESRQQVAIEAPGMESTGINDVMIEHVPPESPIGRKVTTLDVAVDDEYVGTFEGTGLAVSTPTGSTGVSLSANGPLHYPANNYAMQLVPLQTHALGVRPIVCASTAEIHVQAGGETNLTVDGGRDHTVLEPNDDVLITGADTRAHIVRTSYGYGFFTAIAKKLGWSIRDADAEPPAGFSRRAEARPESMLERARRIAIEAAHSAAEPLCELHGRVEDITYKSDKSDIVTEADHQADRIISTVIANEFPDHAIVSEESEGSAGADERASTRSAGAADLPDGIESYQDGTTADTTDLDEALPSDRPTYTWVVDPLDGTGNFAHGNPNYAVSIALVADAEPVLGVVHVPETGETFSAITGEGAYADGTPLGTTDRSRLDESMLLSGYDPDGSFLTRFYQEARGVRRLGCAALHLCYLASGSADAIWEYDTYPWDVAAGIVIAREAGATITDDAGDPYPFTLERNGRAPLLGSNGPLHDHLLEHLAEAPGTDD; from the coding sequence ATGCAGGGACGCAGGCTGGCGACGACGGACGAGGTGATCGCGATCGTCAGTCCGGACGCCGGCGGCGCGCTCGGACGGCTGGAGGCGTGGTGTACCGACCGGGGAATCGGGCTCTCGACGGTCGACGTCGGTGACGACATCGCGAGGGTCTACGACGAGAACCGCGCGACGCTCGGGGTCACGCTCGGCGGTGACGGCACCTTCCTGGAGGGGATCAAGACGTTCGCGCCGCGGAACGTGCCGTTGCTCGGCATCGACCTGGGGACGCTCTCCTTTCTCGCCAGGGTCGACCCCGACGACATGGAAGCGGCGCTCGACGAGGCGATCCACGGGCGGGCGCGGGTCGAGAGTCGCCAGCAGGTCGCGATCGAGGCGCCGGGGATGGAAAGCACGGGGATAAACGACGTCATGATCGAGCACGTCCCGCCCGAGAGCCCCATCGGACGCAAGGTCACGACGCTCGACGTCGCGGTCGACGACGAGTACGTCGGTACGTTCGAGGGGACCGGCCTCGCCGTCTCCACGCCGACGGGGTCGACCGGCGTCTCGCTGTCGGCCAACGGGCCGCTGCACTACCCGGCGAACAACTACGCGATGCAACTGGTTCCCTTACAGACCCACGCCCTCGGCGTGCGGCCGATCGTCTGCGCGTCGACCGCCGAGATTCACGTCCAGGCTGGCGGCGAGACGAACCTCACCGTCGACGGCGGGCGCGATCACACCGTCCTCGAGCCGAACGACGACGTGCTGATCACGGGCGCGGACACGCGCGCGCACATCGTCCGTACCTCCTACGGGTACGGCTTTTTCACCGCGATCGCGAAGAAACTCGGCTGGTCCATCCGCGACGCGGACGCGGAACCGCCCGCGGGGTTCAGCCGGCGCGCCGAGGCCCGACCGGAGTCCATGCTCGAACGCGCCCGTCGGATCGCGATCGAGGCCGCCCACAGCGCGGCGGAACCGCTGTGTGAACTGCACGGCCGCGTCGAGGATATCACGTACAAATCCGACAAGTCGGACATCGTCACCGAGGCCGACCACCAGGCCGACCGGATCATCTCGACCGTCATCGCCAACGAGTTTCCCGATCACGCCATCGTCTCGGAGGAGAGCGAGGGCAGCGCCGGCGCGGACGAGCGGGCGTCGACGCGATCCGCCGGTGCGGCTGACCTCCCCGACGGGATCGAATCCTATCAGGACGGAACCACCGCCGACACGACCGACCTCGACGAAGCGTTGCCGTCCGACCGGCCGACGTACACCTGGGTCGTCGATCCGCTCGACGGAACGGGCAACTTCGCCCACGGGAACCCGAACTACGCCGTCTCGATCGCGCTCGTGGCCGACGCGGAGCCCGTCCTCGGCGTGGTCCACGTCCCGGAAACGGGCGAGACGTTCAGCGCGATCACGGGCGAGGGCGCCTACGCCGACGGCACGCCGCTGGGGACGACCGACCGGTCCCGCCTCGACGAGAGCATGCTCCTGTCGGGGTACGACCCGGACGGCTCGTTCCTCACCCGGTTCTACCAGGAAGCCCGCGGCGTTCGCCGGCTGGGCTGTGCCGCCTTGCACCTCTGTTACCTCGCCAGCGGCAGCGCGGACGCCATCTGGGAGTACGACACCTACCCCTGGGACGTCGCCGCCGGCATCGTGATCGCGCGCGAGGCGGGGGCGACCATCACCGACGACGCGGGCGACCCCTACCCGTTCACCCTGGAACGCAACGGCCGGGCGCCGCTTCTGGGATCGAACGGCCCGCTCCACGACCACTTGCTCGAGCATCTGGCGGAGGCGCCCGGCACCGACGACTGA
- a CDS encoding cob(I)yrinic acid a,c-diamide adenosyltransferase, which produces MSIYTGRGDDGQTDLRDMSRVSKASERIEAYGTVDELNALLGTIRPTGHEDVDEKLAAAQNHLHVVQADFANPEPEADDPQVDAEHVELVEDWIDAYDEELEPLTSFILPTGSESGSRLHHARTVCRRAERRAVALWNADADVNEDAVQYLNRLSDGLFTFARVVNQRDGEVEEAPEY; this is translated from the coding sequence ATGTCCATCTACACCGGCCGCGGCGACGACGGCCAGACGGACCTTCGGGACATGTCTCGCGTGTCGAAGGCGAGCGAACGCATCGAGGCCTACGGAACCGTCGACGAGTTGAACGCACTCCTGGGGACGATTCGACCGACGGGCCACGAGGACGTCGACGAGAAACTGGCGGCGGCGCAAAACCACCTGCACGTGGTCCAGGCGGACTTCGCCAATCCCGAGCCCGAAGCCGACGACCCGCAGGTCGACGCCGAGCACGTGGAACTGGTCGAGGACTGGATCGACGCGTACGACGAAGAACTGGAACCGCTGACCTCCTTCATCCTGCCGACGGGGAGCGAGAGCGGCTCGCGGCTGCACCACGCCCGGACGGTCTGTCGGCGCGCGGAACGACGGGCCGTCGCGCTCTGGAACGCCGACGCCGACGTGAACGAGGACGCCGTCCAGTACCTGAACCGACTCTCCGACGGCCTGTTCACGTTCGCACGGGTGGTGAATCAACGAGACGGGGAAGTCGAGGAAGCACCCGAGTACTAG
- a CDS encoding sensor histidine kinase, whose translation MSHEAPPPASLQSAPTETTRGDPLTIESGLEALRESPEFRGTVEPLDDLDQMVTCEHIALFYEDRQERFATVAPFVRQGIERGERVMYVHDVLSKAEILAELRGGDVDVDGALESGQLTFHSLEETYLRTGRFDPDDMLSVYGDAIEEAKDQYPGLRVTANTNFILDDYATVDDFMAYESRVNELFEGEDCIALCHYDRERIPPDVLTDVIRTHPHIVYEGTVCHNFYYTPPAEFFGPDEPSRDVERMLNTLVDRSQARAELGDTVEELAESNERLRRFAYVASHDLQEPLRMVSSYLRLLESQYGDALDEDASEYIDFAVDGADRMREMVEGLLAYSRIDIDDANAEPVETASVVGDVLTDHQVCIEETDAAIDVGTLPVVQGDAQQLEQLFSNLLSNAIKYAGDGPPSVSVTAERQGDRCVFAVEDEGIGIDRDYEDQIFQLFNRLHSNGDFEGTGIGLTLCRKIVDAHGGDIWVDSEPGEGTTFHFTLPTAGP comes from the coding sequence ATGAGTCACGAGGCACCGCCGCCCGCTTCGCTACAATCGGCCCCCACCGAAACGACGCGCGGGGACCCGCTCACCATAGAAAGTGGCCTCGAAGCCCTCCGCGAGAGCCCGGAGTTCCGCGGGACCGTCGAACCGCTCGACGATCTCGACCAGATGGTTACCTGCGAGCACATCGCGCTATTCTACGAGGACCGCCAGGAACGGTTCGCGACGGTCGCCCCGTTCGTCCGCCAGGGGATCGAGCGCGGCGAGCGCGTCATGTACGTCCACGACGTCCTTTCGAAGGCCGAGATCCTCGCCGAGCTCCGCGGCGGCGACGTGGACGTGGACGGAGCCCTCGAATCCGGACAACTGACCTTTCACTCCCTCGAGGAGACGTACCTCCGCACGGGTCGGTTCGACCCCGACGATATGCTCTCCGTCTACGGCGACGCGATCGAGGAGGCCAAAGACCAGTATCCGGGCCTTCGCGTCACCGCGAACACGAACTTCATTCTCGACGACTACGCGACGGTCGACGACTTCATGGCCTACGAGAGCCGCGTGAACGAACTCTTCGAGGGCGAGGACTGCATCGCCCTCTGTCACTACGATCGCGAGCGGATTCCACCGGACGTTCTCACCGACGTCATCCGAACGCACCCCCACATCGTCTACGAGGGGACGGTCTGTCACAACTTCTACTACACGCCGCCGGCGGAGTTCTTCGGACCCGACGAGCCGAGCCGGGACGTCGAGCGGATGCTCAACACGCTCGTCGACCGATCACAGGCCCGCGCCGAACTCGGCGACACCGTCGAGGAACTCGCGGAGTCCAACGAGCGACTCAGGCGATTCGCCTACGTCGCCTCGCACGACCTGCAAGAGCCCCTGCGGATGGTCTCGAGCTACCTCCGGCTCCTCGAGAGCCAGTACGGCGACGCGCTCGACGAGGACGCGAGCGAGTACATCGACTTCGCGGTCGACGGTGCGGACCGGATGCGCGAGATGGTCGAGGGCCTCCTCGCGTACTCCCGAATCGACATCGACGACGCGAACGCGGAGCCGGTCGAGACGGCGTCCGTCGTCGGTGACGTGCTAACCGACCACCAGGTATGTATCGAGGAAACCGACGCCGCGATCGACGTCGGAACGCTGCCGGTGGTCCAGGGCGACGCCCAGCAACTCGAGCAACTGTTCTCGAACCTCCTCTCGAACGCGATCAAGTACGCCGGCGACGGCCCGCCGTCGGTCTCGGTGACGGCCGAACGGCAGGGCGACCGGTGCGTGTTCGCGGTCGAAGACGAGGGGATCGGGATCGACCGCGACTACGAGGACCAGATCTTCCAGCTGTTCAATCGCCTCCACTCGAACGGCGACTTCGAGGGGACCGGCATCGGACTCACCCTGTGTCGCAAGATCGTCGACGCGCACGGCGGCGACATCTGGGTCGATTCCGAGCCCGGCGAGGGGACGACGTTTCACTTCACCCTCCCGACGGCCGGTCCGTGA